The following proteins are co-located in the Gossypium hirsutum isolate 1008001.06 chromosome A02, Gossypium_hirsutum_v2.1, whole genome shotgun sequence genome:
- the LOC107938658 gene encoding scarecrow-like protein 31, which produces MGNDVFSFGDLNVYGAPDKLSSSNNEFESFDGGNKGKAGGFYGVEDWGETGGIDSLPSDYGFYGDASMGASGFSFFKQDHHQLQQQQQQEQLSFIEYGLLNGVSFNAQSPLIQACFDEIAELGGINNGVYEDIGEAKKGKQYPGLSSLGLLNNYGNGFKRLNGERKSDDDITVSDTKDEDRKLSTEEVMRVAGEMFLKSCGQTIDGISGIDHPFGLSFSGFSDRETRDIELAALLLAAAEKVGYQQYESASRLLKQCDYMSSKTGNPVQRVVYYFSEALREKIERETGRSSSKSLKWKPLCNYDTEMTALNPTVLACHGAFPFGQVSQFAGIQAIVENVAEANKVHIIDLAIKNGIQWTILIQALASRQHEYRLELLKITAVATEAKDLIDGTGKRLSSFAQSLGVPFAFKVVMVSDMLDLKEDFFELDAEETIVSYAAFAFRSMLVAPNRIENIMKVLRVMNPCLMVVTEVEANHNSPIFVNRFIEVLFYFSAYFDCIATCMEQDSKNREILESVFFGDGIRNMVAAEGTDRKVRNVKFDVWRAFFVRYGMEEAELSMSSKKVVDKSGQKQRENKEKPVEAMRRNQQQVRNHVSDSVEHGIDKMHRAADRCLVYPLAAIEGAIQGAARGVHNVVTQKHHLEYGATCGSSSHPDKCKCKRKSKSKPHCSTCGHPVGSSTPYEFYSYPPAPPPPRSPQFQYHHQPTFPVPCRPPY; this is translated from the exons ATGGGGAATGATGTGTTCTCTTTTGGTGACTTGAATGTTTATGGAGCTCCAGATAAGTTGAGTTCTTCTAATAATGAATTTGAGAGCTTTGATGGAGGTAATAAAGGGAAAGCTGGTGGTTTTTATGGTGTTGAAGATTGGGGTGAAACTGGTGGCATTGATTCCTTGCCTTCTGATTATGGATTCTATGGAGATGCATCAATGGGGGCCTCTGGTTTCAGTTTCTTCAAACAAGATCATCATCAgctgcagcagcagcagcaacaagAACAACTAAGTTTTATAGAATATGGTCTGCTTAATGGTGTGAGTTTCAATGCTCAATCTCCATTGATTCAAGCATGTTTCGATGAAATTGCAGAGCTTGGTGGGATCAACAATGGAGTTTATGAAGATATTGGTGAGGCAAAGAAGGGAAAACAGTACCCTGGTTTATCTTCTCTTGGACTGCTAAACAACTATGGCAATGGATTCAAACGGTTGAATGGGGAAAGGAAAAGCGATGATGACATAACCGTATCCGACACTAAGGACGAAGACCGAAAGCTTTCGACCGAAGAAGTCATGAGGGTTGCTGGTGAGATGTTTCTCAAGTCATGTGGCCAAACTATTGATGGAATCTCTGGGATTGATCATCCTTttggtctttctttttcgggATTTTCGGATCGGGAGACGAGAGATATCGAGCTTGCGGCGCTCCTTCTTGCTGCTGCAGAGAAAGTAGGGTACCAACAATATGAAAGTGCAAGCAGATTGCTGAAACAATGTGACTACATGTCATCGAAAACAGGAAATCCGGTTCAGCGTGTGGTCTATTATTTCTCCGAAGCCCTTCGAGAGAAGATCGAAAGAGAGACCGGAAGAAGTTCATCGAAGAGTTTAAAATGGAAACCTTTGTGTAATTACGACACAGAGATGACAGCCTTGAACCCTACTGTATTGGCATGCCATGGAGCTTTCCCTTTTGGTCAGGTTTCACAATTTGCAGGGATCCAAGCCATTGTGGAAAATGTTGCTGAGGCCAATAAGGTTCACATAATTGATCTTGCAATAAAAAATGGTATTCAATGGACCATCTTAATCCAAGCTCTTGCATCTCGACAACACGAATATCGTCTCGAGCTCTTGAAAATAACCGCGGTTGCAACCGAAGCAAAGGATTTAATTGATGGTACCGGTAAGAGGCTCTCGAGTTTTGCTCAGAGTTTGGGGGTGCCTTTTGCTTTTAAGGTTGTTATGGTCTCAGATATGTTAGATCTTAAAGAAGATTTCTTTGAACTTGATGCTGAAGAAACCATAGTTTCCTACGCCGCGTTTGCTTTCCGGAGCATGCTTGTGGCGCCGAACCGGATCGAAAATATAATGAAGGTACTCAGGGTTATGAATCCTTGTTTAATGGTGGTAACCGAAGTCGAAGCCAACCATAACTCACCGATCTTCGTGAACCGTTTCATCGAAGTCCTGTTTTACTTCAGTGCATACTTTGATTGCATAGCTACTTGCATGGAACAGGATAGTAAGAACAGAGAGATCTTAGAATCAGTGTTCTTTGGTGATGGAATTCGGAACATGGTAGCGGCTGAAGGCACCGACAGGAAGGTCCGGAACGTGaagttcgatgtttggagggcgTTTTTCGTCCGGTACGGGATGGAGGAGGCCGAATTAAGCATGTCATCCAA GAAGGTGGTGGATAAGTCTGGCCAAAAGCAAAGGGAAAACAAAGAAAAGCCGGTTGAGGCGATGAGGAGGAACCAACAGCAGGTGAGGAATCATGTGAGTGATTCAGTAGAACACGGAATCGATAAGATGCACCGGGCAGCTGATAGGTGCCTGGTTTATCCTTTGGCTGCCATTGAAGGCGCTATCCAAGGAGCCGCTAGAGGGGTTCACAACGTGGTCACTCAGAAACACCATTTGGAATACGGGGCCACATGCGGCAGCAGCAGCCACCCTGACAAGTGTAAGTGCAAGAGAAAGAGCAAGAGCAAACCACATTGTTCTACATGTGGACACCCCGTTGGATCATCAACACCCTATGAGTTTTACAGTTATCCTCCTGCTCCGCCTCCGCCTCGGTCACCACAATTTCAGTATCACCATCAACCCACATTTCCAGTTCCTTGCCGCCCTCCCTATTAG
- the LOC107938649 gene encoding uncharacterized protein: MESFGGSELAVVGCAVKKKRSGILRRPRVAAQTFTHNYILLSSPTPAIGCSGNEDQNFKNGSNGFGSENKLKLKLKLGGVTRTIHTNSTVDHAFDVEPGLTKSSHFSDVAQTREKSFLLGKKGSCVSDKGEGYGVQWKDLSRSGSGNGKGHSSRGKATGVCVAGNETDRHEPTRKSKRVPKRRVLDVGINSDDDDEDEEIRYLGRLNASNGHLNLKDEEDERNGGEGAAFEDRDYVEEDECISDDEPGSKRKKLGRGSVDLFVEGRTESTPTTRNRALQSGKDLLSGPGAALVEFPDGLPPAPSKKQKDKLSEVELQLKKAEAAQRRRMQSEKAARDAEVEAIRKILGQDSARKKKEDKMKKQRDELAQGKAAKSETLASNTVRWVMGPGGTTVIFSEDIGLPQLFNSVPSGYPPPREKCAGPNCTNAYKYRDSKSKLPLCSLDCYKAIHAKAQPLIAC; the protein is encoded by the exons ATGGAAAGCTTTGGTGGGTCGGAGTTAGCTGTCGTTGGCTGTGCCGTAAAGAAGAAGAGGAGTGGCATATTACGACGTCCACGTGTTGCTGCGCAGACGTTTAcacataattacattttattgTCATCACCAACACCAGCCATAGGTTGTAGTGGCAATGAAGATCAAAATTTTAAGAATGGTTCTAATGGATTTGGAAGTGAGAATAAGCTGAAACTTAAGCTCAAGCTTGGTGGGGTTACACGTACGATCCACACAAACTCCACTGTGGATCATGCCTTTGATGTTGAGCCTGGCTTAACTAAGTCTTCCCATTTCTCCGATGTTGCTCAAACCCGAGAGAAGTCCTTTCTCCTG GGCAAGAAAGGCTCCTGTGTTTCAGATAAGGGAGAAGGCTACGGAGTTCAATGGAAGGATTTATCCCGAAGTGGCTCTGGTAATGGGAAGGGGCATTCCTCTAGGGGAAAAGCAACTGGTGTATGTGTAGCTGGGAATGAAACTGACAGACACGAGCCAACACGTAAGAGCAAACGGGTTCCTAAGAGGCGTGTATTGGATGTTGGTATAAatagtgatgatgatgatgaagatgaggAAATCCGTTATCTAGGGAGACTAAATGCTTCAAATGGTCACTTGAACCTTAAAGATGAAGAGGATGAGAGAAACGGGGGAGAAGGTGCTGCTTTTGAGGATAGAGATTATGTGGAAGAAGACGAGTGTATATCCGATGATGAGCCTGGATCTAAAAGGAAGAAGCTGGGAAGGGGATCAGTTGATTTGTTTGTCGAAGGAAGAACCGAATCAACTCCCACTACACGAAATCGAGCTCTTCAGTCTGGGAAAGATCTCTTATCTGGTCCGGGTGCGGCTCTTGTTGAGTTCCCTGACGGTTTACCTCCTGCGCCATCTAAAA AACAAAAGGATAAACTTTCCGAAGTGGAGCTACAGTTGAAGAAGGCCGAGGCTGCACAGAGGCGTAGAATGCAGTCCGAGAAAGCAGCCAGGGATGCCGAG GTTGAGGCAATCAGAAAAATACTCGGTCAAGATTCcgcaagaaagaaaaaagaagataaGATGAAGAAGCAGCGGGACGAATTGGCACAG GGAAAGGCAGCCAAATCCGAAACTCTCGCATCTAACACGGTGAGATGGGTTATGGGTCCTGGTGGAACGACGGTTATATTTTCGGAAGATATCGGTCTACCACAGTTATTCAATTCGGTGCCATCTGG TTATCCCCCACCAAGAGAAAAGTGTGCTGGTCCGAATTGTACAAATGCATACAAGTATCGGGATTCCAAGTCAAAGCTTCCACTATGCAGTCTTGATTGCTACAAAGCAATACATGCAAAGGCTCAACCTTTAATTGCATGTTGA
- the LOC107938657 gene encoding pectinesterase 3: protein MELTNKKTVLCFRPVLAICVASAPITASSPVPPPISQSLTAASSDPQIKSLCAKTEYPDLCLTTIAPFFNGKTDIASVVEMLIKAGTEQTKQANATATKMAADPKYADDPKTISGLKGCYEMYDDALDNMQNAMDTIPVYDIGTIETMVSAAITDYGTYDDGFTQQPNPVPDGVSPMVDINENLQNIGSIILAITDLMH, encoded by the coding sequence ATGGAACTTACAAACAAAAAAACGGTGCTGTGCTTCCGGCCTGTGTTAGCCATTTGCGTAGCTTCTGCTCCAATAACTGCCTCATCCCCAGTTCCCCCGCCTATATCACAGTCGCTGACGGCGGCTTCTTCTGATCCTCAGATCAAAAGCCTATGTGCGAAAACTGAATACCCCGATCTTTGCTTAACCACTATTGCACCTTTCTTCAATGGCAAAACCGACATCGCATCCGTTGTCGAAATGCTAATAAAAGCCGGCACTGAACAAACCAAACAGGCCAATGCCACCGCAACAAAAATGGCTGCCGACCCTAAATACGCCGACGATCCGAAGACAATCTCGGGACTTAAAGGTTGCTATGAAATGTATGATGATGCTTTGGATAATATGCAGAACGCCATGGACACCATTCCAGTTTACGACATTGGCACCATTGAAACCATGGTTAGTGCAGCCATTACAGATTATGGAACATATGACGATGGTTTTACACAGCAGCCGAATCCTGTTCCTGATGGAGTTTCTCCAATGGTGGATATCAATGAGAATCTTCAAAATATTGGTAGCATTATCCTTGCCATTACTGATTTAATGCACTGA